One part of the Macadamia integrifolia cultivar HAES 741 unplaced genomic scaffold, SCU_Mint_v3 scaffold1133, whole genome shotgun sequence genome encodes these proteins:
- the LOC122062888 gene encoding probable inactive purple acid phosphatase 28, with product KPFHFCHLGDNIFGPSAADAAESLVRAVGPALESRIPWAAILGNHDQESTMSREELMSFISLMDYSVSQINPSMSDSADGVESTVAIDGFGNYNLRVQGAFGSDLANTSILNLLFLDSGDRATVDGLRTYGWIKESQLHWLRSLSEGFKGNEWDRKSLYGNLLAPALALAFFHIPIPEIRQLWYKKIVGQFQEGVSCSAVNSGVLPALVSMGDVRAVFIGHDHTNDFCGEIDGIWFCYSGGFGYHAYGKAGWPRRARIILAELGKGEKAWMGVERIKTWKCLDDENLSKIDEQVLWHC from the exons aaaccttttCACTTTTGTCATCTAGGAGATAATATATTTGGGCCAAGTGCTGCAGATGCTGCTGAATCTTTAGTCAGAGCCGTTGGTCCTGCCTTGGAGTCCAGAATTCCTTGGGCAGCAATTTTGGGTAACCATGACCAAGAATCTACCATGAGCCGGGAGGAACTGATGTCATTTATTTCTCTTATGGATTATTCGGTATCTCAGATCAATCCATCTATGAGCGACTCTGCTGATGGTGTTGAAAGTACAGTAGCCATTGATGGGTTTGGGAACTATAATCTCAGAGTGCAAGGAGCTTTTGGGTCTGATTTGGCCAATACCAGTATCCTCAATCTCTTATTTCTTGACAGTGGAGATAGGGCTACCGTCGATGGTCTTCGAACTTATGGCTGGATCAAGGAATCTCAGCTTCATTGGCTTCGGAGCTTATCTGAGGGCTTTAAG GGGAACGAATGGGATCGAAAGTCGCTATATGGCAACTTGTTGGCTCCTGCCCTGGCACTTGCATTCTTCCACATCCCAATCCCAGAAATTCGGCAGCTCTGGTATAAGAAGATTGTGGGCCAGTTTCAGGAAGGAGTTTCCTGTTCTGCTGTTAACTCTGGCGTTTTGCCTGCCCTTGTGTCCATGGGAGACGTGAGGGCTGTCTTCATTGGCCATGATCACACTAATGACTTTTGTGGGGAGATTGATGGTATATGGTTTTGCTATAGTGGGGGCTTTGGATATCATGCTTATGGTAAAGCAGGCTGGCCTAGAAGAGCAAGGATAATTCTGGCTGAGCTAGGAAAGGGGGAGAAGGCGTGGATGGGAGTCGAGAGGATCAAGACTTGGAAGtgtcttgatgatgagaatctGAGCAAGATTGATGAGCAAGTTTTGTGGCACTGTTAA